The stretch of DNA acatgtttgttttaatgcagcAAGAAACCGAACCAAAAAAAGAGTTCTCCTTACTCCCTCCTCCACAGAACTCTTGGCAACTTCACACTCCTTAAAACAAGGTAGTTGAGTTTTACCTAGCAAACtggattaaaaaagaatataagcATCAGCAATAGGTCTGCAGATTACCTGATATTAAATACAAGTGTTATTTTTGGCTAACATTTTCAACTCAGATTTTTGGCTACCAATTCAACTCAGATCTTAAATCTgagtttttggtgtttttttttttgtcagatttaGCTGCAATGGaacttccttttctgcagtTACTAGGTTATTTCATGCTTATTTTGGATTATGCACCTTTCACAATACAGATCACAACCATCTATTATGAGACTTCCTTGCAGAGGAGATGAATCCTGTTTTCACTACTACCAGCAGTGACAGTCACTAACAGCAACACCACCATATCTTACACATAACTTACATGCAAGGGATGACTCCCAGCTCTGGAGCCCCACATCACTGCATCACACTGGGTGCAGaacacaaacaagcaacaaGCAGAGCTTTTTAATCAATTGCTGAAGAGAACATGCAGAAGCAGCCACAACGCACTGAGAATAGGATAAGCTTCACTCATGATCTAAATTCCTTGCTAGAGTGTATAAAGCCATTTCCTATTATAGACAGGAGGCATCTCTACGCATGCATACACATGAGAAATACAGAGCAGTGATCAAATTACCAATTAAAGCTTCTTGACAGTATTAATAACTGCTCCCTATCATTGCATTCAGTGCTAAAACAACTGATGCCTACTATGTCTAAATGTCTACCAATTTAAGATCTTTCATGCTTTATTCATGTTTAATAGTTGGTGCTAACTGAGCCGATCTCTTCCTTCTCAAGGCATATGCTGACTTAATATTAGCCTGTATTAGCTGTTCTAGTATAGCAAACACCACTACAACTTCCACAAGAAATATCCTTGTTTCCATACAAAGCAAATGCTTAACGTTTTTAAACCAATTACATATCTTTCCTGAAAAAGACACAGATCAGTTAAGCAAATCTCAATGGTCACCATAGTTCTGCGGACTGAGAACAATGCAGAGcattcccctcctcccccaccccaaaaccttCCACTTGTTCtcagaaagcaatttttcatttgttttaatgggAGTTGGAGCTACTCATGCTGCAGGTTATAatacttgaaatgaaaatattttagtttatcTTGTGGTCAACTGGTATGCAATAATAAAACTAAAGCACTAGGATAGAGGATTTTAAAGAACACCTTGTTTCAAAAAAGTGAAGGCTTCCTCAATAGCAAAGTATATTCTTAACAGAATACTTGTTTGGAACTCCAAACAGTGAAATTAGACTTCTCAAAAGTACAATAACCTAATTCAGAGGATCACAACACTAGACCTAATTTGCGGAAGAAATTAActaagcatttttaaacagtctCATTTAAACTGAGGAAAGGACAGGATCTCAAGAACTAAGAAGCTAATATGGAAGAATTCAGCACTTCAATGTGTGTAAAAgactaaattttaaaaagtaacaaaaaacacaatataTGTGGAAAATATCAACTCTTTTTCAATTTAAGGACACTTGAGTTTTAAGGGAAAGGTTTTCAGGACACTAATAGCTTAGAAGCGAAAGCCAGCTTACATGAGATGATGACAATGCTGTACGTAATTTAAGCTACATGCTCTATGGAGAAAGCTTTACTCTGGAAGACTATTCAAAACAATATTTGTGTGTCTGTCAAGTGACTAAGTTTCACAAAGTCACATTGATTTTCCTCCACTTCCAAGTGTACAGCAGTATTCAAAAAGACCAATTTAACTTTTTACTATGTTCCAGAAATTGACTCAAAAtggtctttaaaatattaacttagACAACCCCATTTAAGTTTTGAGTTTGAAGTTTGGTGATGAACACAGCCATacttaaatggaaagaaatgaaagcaattctgaccaaaaatattatttgaaactgctgctgaagaagCTAAGCCTTATGCCACCCTGTATAGGCAAGAAGAGAGATAGCATATAAACAATGATGGTTAGCACACAAGTGTTTTAAATAGTCAGAAAATTGCACCACAATTGCTACTGAAGCTTCCAGCTGAAAGTTTATCAAATACCTGTGACTATTATAAAAGATTCTCACAGCAAGATTCATCTGTTCTTTCCCAATTTGAACTTGACTAATTTTCCTAATTTGAGTAGGCCTGTAACTCCCAGGAACAGCTTAACACAaggaacacaaaataaaacacttactACTAGACAGCCTACACATAGCAGTGGTGCTcaaaacaaaccacattttAATGTGgagcacagcattttttaaataacagctaTCTAAAACACAGCTACTACAAAAAGGAAGAgttcccagaggaaaaaaagcaaaaggaaagcagaatttagTCACTAACACTTGgtcttcattttaattgttaGACCATTTAGGCAATCACAGTTGTATAAATGTcacttgaaatgaaaacacGCTTAAGAACACTAGGAGTTACTATACTTCAGCCATTCTTGCAATTTATGAAAGGCAATGCAACTTAGTACTGTTTGACAAGCTCTTCCTGAACACTGTTACAAGTGGTTACAGGACCAGTTTAAACTATTTTCCCTTGTGCTTCCTGCCTAATGGTGACAGCTGTTCAAGTTGCTAGACAGATTTCATAGTACAGGTCAAGATGGAAGACGGATTTGTGATTTACCAAGTTCACGTACCAGAATACTCAtaagctactttttttctttttgtttgaactGCTTCTTGTGAGTGTTAAGGAGACCACTCTTGGCATACTACTTGAAACTTACCTGCAAGTATAGTTTGTTATCTTTCGTAATTGCATCCATGAGGTCTTTTTGCAAGGGAGGGTCTCCATTTACCCAGAGTCCATTTGCTGAATTGGTGTTGAAGCCACAggtgttattttgttttttgtaaaagAGAACATAAGCAGTGTCCTTTGGAAATCTACTGGTAATTTTCTGGACTGACTGAAATGAGGTAAATGTCACTCTACTGTCATTGAACAGAAACCATTCTTTTGACATCTCAGTGTCCAGCTCATTTTCTATAACAGTACAAGGACTCTCCTCTGCCAACAACTTATTTTGAGGACAAACTAAAGAGAGAGCTTTAGACTGATGACGCAGTCCTGAAGGCCCTGAACCAGTAACATTCCTAGCATATGAATAGTAATGTCCACTTTCAGAGGATACACCAGAGTGCACCACCACAGAGCTTAGCGTATAGGGCACCAGCTGTGGACAGGACACTTCATCAGCACCAGAGGGCTTAAGTTTTTTAGCAAGATTTTCTCCAATATCAGAAACCTCAGCATCAACAGACCAACCTCCTGAAACTACAGGTAGAGGCGATGTTGCTCTTTTGACTGGCAGTTCCAAAACAAGTGGCAGAGAAACATTGTCCAAGATCTTACGTCTTATATGACACTTTGGATCATATGAAAATCTCAGAAGAGTGAGAATGAGGTATTCAGGTTCCTCAATGATTTGCATAGTTTTCTCAGCGTTCTGTAGAGAGGCACACTTTTCACAATAGTATTTATTGTCTCCACTGAGGATCTCAGGTgccagaaaataattcagtaagTCTGTAACTGATGGGGTGTTTTTCCCTACTAGCCTCTGAGACATGTCCCTGTTTTCTTGACTTCTGTTGAGTTCAGAATTGGTCTCAGAGTTTGGCtcagcagaaaaatcttttgtgGTTCCTTCAATCGTAACTGCATCGCATCCACCATTTATTTCCAAGCTATTGAGAGACGTTTCTCCAGCAGGAATAGTTGCTGAAGTACTTGTTTCCACCCCACAGtcatctttcatttcagaacagTCCACACATTTTGAACCAACATTCTCCAAGGATGCTGGAGGACAGAAAGCCAGAGAGAGATCTGTGAAAGCTTCTTCCTTTTGAGATGTGCTTTTGCAGTTCAAACAGCATATAGTAGTCTTCAGTTTTCCTCCAAACATTTTCTCTATGAGagttttttcttcacttcccaTACAAGGTGCTTCAACAAATACCTGTGCTTTATGGACAGTTTCTTGTGTCTGGGACTCATCATTCTTCCTACTTTCAGGAGCCTTTGCTGAAGACAATGCTTTCAaggttttctcttcttcatgcagcctaaagacacagaaaaaagtCCAAGTAGTGGTACTGTTGTTCAAAGAAATACAGCTACAACATCTGA from Cygnus olor isolate bCygOlo1 chromosome 4, bCygOlo1.pri.v2, whole genome shotgun sequence encodes:
- the USP38 gene encoding ubiquitin carboxyl-terminal hydrolase 38 isoform X2 — encoded protein: MIDWLSWPLAQHVETWVIALLKGLAAVQKFTILIDVTLLKIELVFNRLWFPLVRPGALAVLSHMLLSFQHSPEAFHLVVPHVVSLVHSFKSDGLPSSTAFLMQLTELIHCMMYHYSGFPELYEPILEAIKDMPKPSEEKIKLILSQSAWTSQSSSLPSCLSRLSGKSETGKTGLINLGNTCYMNSVIQALFMATDFRRHVLSLNLNGCNSLMRKLQHLFAFLAHTQREAYAPRIFFEASRPPWFTPRSQQDCSEYLRFLLDRLHEEEKTLKALSSAKAPESRKNDESQTQETVHKAQVFVEAPCMGSEEKTLIEKMFGGKLKTTICCLNCKSTSQKEEAFTDLSLAFCPPASLENVGSKCVDCSEMKDDCGVETSTSATIPAGETSLNSLEINGGCDAVTIEGTTKDFSAEPNSETNSELNRSQENRDMSQRLVGKNTPSVTDLLNYFLAPEILSGDNKYYCEKCASLQNAEKTMQIIEEPEYLILTLLRFSYDPKCHIRRKILDNVSLPLVLELPVKRATSPLPVVSGGWSVDAEVSDIGENLAKKLKPSGADEVSCPQLVPYTLSSVVVHSGVSSESGHYYSYARNVTGSGPSGLRHQSKALSLVCPQNKLLAEESPCTVIENELDTEMSKEWFLFNDSRVTFTSFQSVQKITSRFPKDTAYVLFYKKQNNTCGFNTNSANGLWVNGDPPLQKDLMDAITKDNKLYLQEQELSARTQALQAASASCSFRPNGFDDNDPPGSCGPAGGGGGGGFSTVGRLVF
- the USP38 gene encoding ubiquitin carboxyl-terminal hydrolase 38 isoform X3 — its product is MQLTELIHCMMYHYSGFPELYEPILEAIKDMPKPSEEKIKLILSQSAWTSQSSSLPSCLSRLSGKSETGKTGLINLGNTCYMNSVIQALFMATDFRRHVLSLNLNGCNSLMRKLQHLFAFLAHTQREAYAPRIFFEASRPPWFTPRSQQDCSEYLRFLLDRLHEEEKTLKALSSAKAPESRKNDESQTQETVHKAQVFVEAPCMGSEEKTLIEKMFGGKLKTTICCLNCKSTSQKEEAFTDLSLAFCPPASLENVGSKCVDCSEMKDDCGVETSTSATIPAGETSLNSLEINGGCDAVTIEGTTKDFSAEPNSETNSELNRSQENRDMSQRLVGKNTPSVTDLLNYFLAPEILSGDNKYYCEKCASLQNAEKTMQIIEEPEYLILTLLRFSYDPKCHIRRKILDNVSLPLVLELPVKRATSPLPVVSGGWSVDAEVSDIGENLAKKLKPSGADEVSCPQLVPYTLSSVVVHSGVSSESGHYYSYARNVTGSGPSGLRHQSKALSLVCPQNKLLAEESPCTVIENELDTEMSKEWFLFNDSRVTFTSFQSVQKITSRFPKDTAYVLFYKKQNNTCGFNTNSANGLWVNGDPPLQKDLMDAITKDNKLYLQEQELSARTQALQAASASCSFRPNGFDDNDPPGSCGPAGGGGGGGFSTVGRLVF